In the genome of Candidatus Woesearchaeota archaeon, the window TCGTGAGCCATTGCCAGCAGGAAGAACTTCCGTCTCCGACGGCAGATACGGGGGATTACTGCCGAGCTCGAGCCAAGATATCCGAGGCCGCGTTGCGTGACCTGAGCTGTGAAGTGGCTGAGGAAATGGAACAAGCGGCTGACACAAGCTGGCTGTGGAAAGGCAGGCTTCATCCCAAGCTGGTCGATGGCTTCAC includes:
- a CDS encoding IS4 family transposase, whose product is MHGIYNVAIVVWAFLSQVLRDGKEASCQAAVARIVSHCQQEELPSPTADTGDYCRARAKISEAALRDLSCEVAEEMEQAADTSWLWKGRLHPKLVDGFT